The sequence below is a genomic window from Brevibacillus laterosporus.
TTTCTGCGGATCACCGATTGGATTCCTCTTTTCTTCATAAGGCGTTGTATTCGCTTATGATTGATCCGTCGCTGGGTCTGGCGGCGCAAATGGAGGGTTAACCGACGGTACCCGTAGATGCCATCAACCTTCTCGTATAACGAGAGCATGGCATCAGTGAGTTGTTGATTTTCCAGTTCACGAGAACTGGTTTTGCGATTGAGCCATTTGTAATAGCTTGACCGTGAAATCTTTGCGATTTCACACAATACCTGCACGCTACATTGTTCTTCTTGCCAAACAGCTTGAATGGCAAGGTAGACATTCTCCTGCCGATATTGGCTTAACGTCGCCACCTTTCGATTTCCTGTAACTTTTTTAAGAAAGCATTCTCTGCTCGAAGCCGCTCATTTTCATACTCCAGCTTTTTCATTGCGAACTTTTGGCGATCCGCTTCGGTTAACTCCTCAAGCGCTTTTTTTCTTCCCCGCCCATCCTGTAAAGCATCCTGACCGTCATTTTCATACTTCTTTACCCATTGGTACACTTGTTGGTAGGAGACCTGGTACTGCTCCGCTGTCTTTTGATAGTCATGATGATGGGTAAGACAATAAAGAACAATATCAATCCTCTCCTGCCAAGTTGTAGATCGACCTTTCGTCATAGCTTTCACTCCCCCTGTATAGGTTTTTAAGCTGCTATGACCATTATACTTCTTTACCCAGTTGGAGAGTTGTGTTCGGCTGGCTATCTTGTACTTATCGATGGTCTGATATTGTGACAATCCCCCATAGAGATAATCCCTCACCGCTTGAAGCTTTAGTTCCGCAGAATAACTTCTATTGTGGGTTCGAACCTCTAACCCTTCGTATCCATACACTTCATAACGACCTCGCCATTTCGCTAAGGTTGATTTGTTAATCCCGTATTTTTTAACTGTAGCCATAAGACCCAACTGGCCACTTTCAACTTCTTGTAGGATGGCGAATTTCTCTGGCGCACCATATTGTACTTTAGGCATGAAAAAGCTCCCCTCACAGTAACAGGTTTTATTATTTCACCTGTCTACCTTTAGGGGAGCATATCAGTTTTAGGTGCCCTTTTGTTCTCTTACATTTCTTCAGGAGCTTCCAATCCCAATAGGCGAAGTCCTTCTTGTAGTACAACAATTACTGCTGCAACCAATTGCAAGCGAGCTTGTTTCACTTGTTCATCTTCTGCAACAATACGAACATGAGCGTAGAATTTATTGAAGGTTTGAGCTAGGTCAATCACATATTTCCCAATCTGAGAAGGGTCAAATTGATCACGTGCTTTTTCTAGAATAACAGGGAACTGCATTAATGTAGTAATGACAGCCCATGTTTCTGGACCTTCTAGTGCTTGGTCTACTACTGTTACTGCTCCTAGTTGGTAGCCACCCTTTTTCAATAGAGAGCAAGCACGGGCATGTGTATATTGAACGTAAGGCCCCGTTTCCCCTTCAAAGGTAAGCATTTCTTCCCATGAAAAGTTTACATCATTCAAACGGTAATTTTTCAAATCGTGGAATATAACCGCACCTACACCAACTTGGCGAGCAACTTGCTCTTTATTAGCAAGAGATGGATTTTTCTCTTCGATAACTTTGAGTACGTCAGTGATTGCTTGGGAGAATACTTCTTCTAACAGAACCACTTTACCCTTGCGAGTGGACATCTTTTTACCATCTTTTAACATCATGCCAAATGGAATATGGTGCATGTTGTTAGCCCAGTCATAACCCATTTTTAACAAGACTTTAAATAATTGTTGGAAATGCAGGCGTTGTTCTCCGCCAACTACATATAAAGCTTTCCCAAAATCATATTGCTCGTGACGATAAAAAGCAGCAGCTAGGTCACGCGTCGCGTATAAGGTTGCTCCATCCCGTTTTTTAATTAAGCAAGGAGGCATGTCATACTCGTCTAAGGATACAACCATTGCGCCATCTGATTCCGTTAACAATCCTTTTTCTTCCAATAATTTCACGACGCGATCCATTTGATTGTTGTAGAAGGCTTCTCCGTTAAAGGAGTCAAAGGAAACGCCCATCAATTCGTAGATTTTCTTAAACTCTTTCAAGGATTCATCGCGAAACCATTGCCATAGTTGTTCGGCTTCCTTATCGCCATCTTCTAATTTTTTGAACCATTCGCGGCCTTGATCCTCAAGTGTTGGATCATTTTCTACTTCTTCATGGAAGTGAACATACAGCTTCAACAATTCCTTGATAGGCTCTGCTTTCACTTTTTCTTCGTCGCCCCATTTTTTATAGGCAACGATTAGTTTACCAAATTGGGTACCCCAGTCTCCCAAGTGATTGATGCGAACTGGCTGATAACCATGCTTTTCCATGATGTTTGCAAGTGCATTTCCGATAACGGTGGAGCGCAAATGTCCCATGGAGAACGGTTTAGCAATGTTTGGGGAAGATAAGTCGATCGGTACTTTTTTGCCAGCACCTACTACTGTATTACCATAAGAAGGACCTTGCTCTAGGATCGTTTCGATGCAAGTAGTAATGACGCTGGTTTGGTTATAATACAGGTTTATATACGCATTTGCTACTTGTACCTCTTGTAAGAAAGGCAAGGAAATCTTAGAAGCTAATTCCGTTGCGATCATTGGGGGGCTTTGCGCAATGCTTTAGCTAATTGGAAGCAAGGGAAAGCTAAATCACCCATTTGTGGGTTAGGAGGAGTTTCGAGCATGCCTAGGACACGTTCGCAGGAAAAATCCTCTACGCCCATGTCAGTTAGGATAGTAGAGATTTGTTCGGCTACAAGTTGTTTGTAATTCATGTTTATTTCATCCTTTCTTTTATCGACACAAACATTCAGGGATCAGCTTACAATTCCGTGAAAAGTGGGATACAAGCATAAATATAACCATAAGGTATACAAGCACAGAGCGATTTGGTAAGTAGGGGCATACGATAATACTAAGAAACAACAGCAAAAAACCTCCCGTCTCTTTTGGATAGAAATGATCACAAATCAATCCGTAAAGAGACGAGAGGTTATGGTTATCATACTCCCGCGGTGCCACTCTTTTTGTTCTTTTCCGACGAGATATATAAGTCGATCTCAATCGGTAAAAAACCTGCTTGATAGCTATAACGGGCAAACCCGGCGAACTCTATACGTTGTCTATAGACAAGTTTTCAAGCCGCGTCTCCGAGGTGCGCTTCATCATGGCCGTTCTATCAGGCTTCCACCAATCCTGACTCGCTAGTAGTACGGAACCATCATTACTCTCCTCATCATCGAGTACTTGGTTATATAGCGTCTAGTATACCCAATAAAAGGCATTCTAGCAAGGTTTATCACTGTTTCTTTTTTTGTTGATCCCATTGTTCAAAAAAATATTTGGTCAGGGCTTCTTTATCAGTGGCAGAATCAAATTGCTGTTTATATTGCCGCAATGAATCAAGGAGAGTACGCTCGGCTTCGGCTTCTTCCACATTCAAAAAGTTTTCAGTGGGGTCAAATGGTAACAGACGTTCATCTTGTCCTGTACGCCAATAAGTGGTACGCCAGTGTTCAGGATAGTGATAAGGCTCCTCGCCAAATAAAAGACCCATGACCTGATCAGCGGACAAAGGAAGATAGAATTCGTAGGTTTCCATACTACCGCCTGCCATGAGATCAATGTGCCGTGTTTGGTAATGCAAATAATGCTGTTCATTTTCGTGGTGTTTGATCACGGTGTAAGTTTCCCAGTCGGTTTCCTCTAGTATCTTTACTTGTATTAATGATGCTTGAAACACTGATGTATGTAAACATGCTTGATTATTTTCCATGAAAATCCCTCCGTCTATCCTCCTTTTATCCTAGCAGAGGTCAATTGTCTCTACAAGCAAGGGATGTATGGAAAAGAGAGCAAAGGGGCATGTGCCTGCCCCTTTCCCTCTAGCTAGATTATTAGTGGGGTGTGCAAACCTGATTAGGGGTTTTCTGGTCACTTTGCTAATTGGATGAAACAGTATAGAATCCTGTAGGATTGAGTGTAGATGAATCAGAGCGTAGCTGTATTCAGGTTTGTCGGTGGAGTAACTTGCTATATTAGCAGCAGCCGCAAGAGATGATGACAAGTAGGATGAACAGCACTAAAATGAAGCTGAAGTTATCTCCGAAGAAGTTTCCGCCGTAGGATGTGCTCATGAAAGAATTCCTCCTTAATGGTTGTATGGTTGAAGGTGTCGCTGCTCAACTGCTAGTTCTCGCAGCCGCAGCTTATGATTACCAGCAGAATGAACAATACAAGAATGAAGCAAAAACCTCCGCCTCCAAAGTTACCGCAAAACGATGTACTCATCTGGCAATTCCTCCTTCGCTTTGTTATTCTACAGTCTATACATATCTGTCTATCTGGTGTGGGCTTACGCCTAGGGAGAAGTAAAATTGGGCAAATAACCACAAAAGAAGAAAGGTAGATAGATATCCATTGACGGAATAATATCTGAATGTTAAGATACCTGTATTCAAAACACGAATAGAACGACATATAGGCGATTAACTAAATATGATTTCTCTTATCTAGAGAGGCGGAGGGACTGGCCCGAAGATGCCTCGGCAACCGATAAATCAGGTGCCAATTCCAGCAAGGCTTTATGTCTTGAAAGATAAGGGAGGATGAGTTCCTTTTTAATGAACCATACAAATCCTCTTCTTGCTTTCAGGCAGGAAGAGGATTTTCTTATTTGTCAAAGTCTAATGGAGATTATGGAGGGTTATGGAGGATGAACAAACCGACATTGCAAGAGCAGCTGGCACGAAAAATATTGATACTCGACGGGGCAATGGGAACGATGCTACAGCAGGCTAATCTCACAGCGGACGATTTTGGCGGTGAGGAATATGAAGGCTGTAATGAGCTGTTAAACGTAACAAGACCAGATGTCATTCGGCATATTCATGCCACGTATTTTGAGGCAGGAGCTGACATTGTAGAAACCAACACATTTGGATCAACCGATATTGTTCTCGCTGATTACGACATAGCGGATCGAGATTATGAACTCAATTTGGCTGCGGCACGTATTGCTAAAGAAGTAGCAGATGAATGTAGCACAGAGGAGTGGCCGCGTTATGTTGCAGGCTCCATGGGGCCTACTACTAAAACCCTTTCTTTAACAGGTGGCGTTACATTTGAGCAATTAATACATGCATACTATCGCCAGACAAAAGCTTTGATGGAAGGTGGCGTCGATTTACTACTATTGGAAACCTCTCAGGATACTTTGAACGTAAAAGCTGGTGGTATTGGCATACGTCAAGCCTTTGAAGAGCTTGGCTATGAACTTCCAATCATGATCTCCGGTACAATCGAGCCAATGGGAACGACGCTGGCAGGACAAAACATTGAGGCTTTTTATGTGTCGATTGAGCATCTTCGCCCTATCACCATTGGTCTGAATTGTGCGACAGGCCCTGAATTTATGCGAGACCATTTACGTACCTTATCTGACCTGGCCTTATGCGGAGTTAGTTGTTATCCCAATGCAGGACTTCCTGATGAGAATGGTCACTACCATGAATCACCTCAAGGCTTAGCAATGAAAATGAAAGGATTTGCTGAAAAGGGCTGGCTTAACATAGCGGGTGGGTGTTGTGGTACCACACCTGAACATATTCGTGCGCTACATACAGCGTTGCGCGATATTACACCTCGTGAAAATAAACAGTACCATGTCACTGCTGTATCCGGTATTGAGGTGTTATATGTAGAGGATGACAACCGTCCTATTTTTGTGGGAGAACGCACCAATGTTATCGGCTCCAAAAAGTTCCGTGACTTGATTGCGGCTGGCCAATTTGAGGAAGGCTCAGACATTGCTCGGGCGCAAGTAAAGCGGGGAGCGGCTGTTATAGATATCTGCTTAGCTGACCCTGATCGTGAAGAGTACGAGGATATGGAAAAATTCCTTCCGTTCGTGAGCCGCAAAGTAAAAGCACCGCTGATGATTGATTCCACAGATAAAAAAGTACTGGAGTTAGGTTTAAAGTACTCCCAGGGGAAGGCAATCATAAATTCGATTAATCTTGAAGATGGTTTAGATCGTTTTGAAGAGGTTGTACCACTTATTCATAAATATGGAGCGGCTGTCGTGGTTGGTACCATTGATGAGCCGGGTATGGCTATTACTCGGGAGCGCAAGCTGGAAGTAGCTACACGTTCCTACGATATATTGGTGAATCAGTATGGTGTCAATCCGCAAGATATTATTTTTGATGCCCTAGTGTTCCCAGTTGGAACAGGAGACGAGCAATACATTGGTTCAGCAAAAGAAACGGTAGAAGGGATTCGCTTAATTAAACAGAAGTTTCCTCTATGTAAACAGATTCTTGGTGTCAGCAACGTCTCATTTGGCTTACCACCTGCAGGTCGTGAAGTGCTGAATGCAGTCTTTTTATACCATACAACGTTAGCCGGCCTTGATTATGCGATTGTTAACACAGAAAAACTAGAGCGCTATGCTTCAATTTCTGAAGAAGAACGCAAGTTAGCAGAGGATTTGTTATTTCATACAAATGACCAAACATTAGCGACGTTTACTGATTTTTATCGCCAGAAAAAGAAAGAGGTTGTAAAAGAAGTTTCTAACCTGTCGCTAGAAGAACGTTTAGCCAATTACGTAGTAGAAGGCTCCAAGGAT
It includes:
- a CDS encoding transposase; this translates as MPKVQYGAPEKFAILQEVESGQLGLMATVKKYGINKSTLAKWRGRYEVYGYEGLEVRTHNRSYSAELKLQAVRDYLYGGLSQYQTIDKYKIASRTQLSNWVKKYNGHSSLKTYTGGVKAMTKGRSTTWQERIDIVLYCLTHHHDYQKTAEQYQVSYQQVYQWVKKYENDGQDALQDGRGRKKALEELTEADRQKFAMKKLEYENERLRAENAFLKKLQEIERWRR
- a CDS encoding YjcZ family sporulation protein; the protein is MSTSYGGNFFGDNFSFILVLFILLVIISCGCC
- a CDS encoding YjcZ family sporulation protein; the protein is MSTSFCGNFGGGGFCFILVLFILLVIISCGCEN